In Vibrio bathopelagicus, the following are encoded in one genomic region:
- the nfuA gene encoding Fe-S biogenesis protein NfuA, giving the protein MSNITITETAQTHFANLLSQQPEGTNIRVFVVNPGTQNAECGVSYCPTDAIEASDTKLSFEAFSAYVDELSLPFLDEAEIDFVTDKMGSQLTLKAPNAKMRKVSDDATLIERVEYAIQTQVNPQLAGHGGHVSLVEITEEGAAIVAFGGGCNGCSMVDVTLKEGIEKELLQQFEGELTAVRDATEHDRGEHSYY; this is encoded by the coding sequence GTGTCAAATATTACTATTACAGAAACCGCTCAAACTCATTTTGCCAATCTGCTGTCACAGCAGCCTGAAGGTACAAACATTCGTGTGTTCGTGGTAAACCCAGGTACGCAAAACGCTGAGTGTGGTGTTTCTTACTGCCCAACAGATGCTATCGAAGCGTCTGACACAAAGCTTTCTTTTGAAGCTTTCTCTGCGTATGTAGATGAGCTAAGCCTACCATTCCTAGACGAAGCCGAAATTGACTTCGTTACAGACAAAATGGGCTCTCAACTTACACTTAAAGCACCAAACGCGAAGATGCGTAAAGTATCAGACGACGCAACTCTGATAGAGCGTGTTGAGTATGCAATCCAAACACAAGTGAACCCACAACTTGCTGGCCACGGCGGTCACGTTAGCCTAGTAGAGATCACTGAAGAAGGTGCTGCTATCGTTGCATTCGGCGGCGGTTGTAACGGTTGTTCTATGGTTGATGTAACACTTAAAGAAGGCATCGAGAAAGAACTTCTTCAACAATTCGAAGGTGAATTGACTGCCGTTCGTGATGCAACTGAGCACGATCGCGGTGAGCACTCTTACTACTAA
- the nudE gene encoding ADP compounds hydrolase NudE: MTKRTKPEILAQQTVAQSKLFSIESLDLRFSNGKERTYERMKPSGRNAVMMVPITEQGDILLVREYAAGTERYELGFPKGLIDPGEQPNQAAVRELKEEIGFGANKLTPLKEVILAPSYFSSKMTLFIAEELYPEKLEGDEPEPLDIVRWPLAQAEELLTHLDFCEARSITALLLALRVLNNN; encoded by the coding sequence ATGACAAAAAGGACCAAGCCAGAAATTTTGGCTCAACAAACTGTCGCTCAATCAAAACTATTCTCTATCGAGTCTCTCGATTTACGCTTTTCAAACGGTAAAGAGCGCACTTACGAACGTATGAAGCCCAGCGGCCGCAACGCAGTAATGATGGTTCCGATTACTGAACAAGGCGATATTCTGTTAGTGCGTGAATACGCAGCAGGCACAGAGCGCTATGAACTCGGCTTCCCAAAAGGGTTAATTGATCCAGGTGAGCAGCCTAATCAAGCCGCCGTTCGTGAACTAAAAGAAGAGATTGGCTTTGGCGCTAATAAACTCACGCCTTTAAAAGAAGTAATTCTCGCACCCTCTTATTTCTCTAGCAAAATGACGCTGTTTATCGCAGAAGAACTCTACCCAGAGAAGCTAGAAGGTGATGAGCCAGAGCCACTAGATATTGTCCGCTGGCCACTTGCTCAAGCCGAAGAACTGTTAACGCATCTCGACTTTTGTGAGGCTCGTAGTATTACAGCCCTACTATTAGCCCTTCGTGTATTAAACAATAATTAG